The proteins below are encoded in one region of Sedimentibacter sp. zth1:
- a CDS encoding Crp/Fnr family transcriptional regulator codes for MFEYLNIIKKSVLFNGILDDELKSMLSCLSANIKSYGKNEFIYRQGDSVSKVGMIMSGSVHIIKEDFWGNKSIITKSIPGQMFGETYACLKFKELSMSVVTTEKTEILFLDINKVLKTCSSSCEFHNRLIRNFVTVLAEKNIILNKKIDHMANRTIKEKILSYLSYVSQENKSAVFDIPFNRQQLADYLCVDRSALSNELGKLRDENIISFKKNHFELLLNE; via the coding sequence ATGTTTGAATATTTAAATATTATTAAAAAGTCTGTACTATTTAATGGAATATTAGATGATGAACTAAAATCTATGTTAAGCTGTTTATCAGCTAATATTAAATCATATGGTAAAAATGAATTTATTTATCGTCAAGGGGATAGTGTATCTAAGGTTGGAATGATAATGTCAGGAAGTGTTCATATAATAAAGGAAGATTTTTGGGGTAATAAAAGTATTATAACTAAATCAATTCCGGGACAAATGTTTGGAGAAACATATGCTTGTTTAAAATTTAAGGAGTTAAGTATGAGTGTAGTAACAACAGAAAAAACTGAAATATTATTTTTAGATATAAATAAAGTTTTGAAAACATGCTCATCATCATGTGAATTTCATAATAGACTAATTAGAAATTTTGTTACAGTTTTAGCAGAAAAGAATATTATACTTAATAAAAAAATAGATCATATGGCAAATCGAACTATTAAAGAAAAAATATTGTCTTATTTATCATATGTATCTCAGGAAAATAAAAGTGCTGTTTTTGATATACCATTTAATAGGCAACAACTTGCAGATTATCTTTGTGTTGACAGAAGTGCTTTATCCAATGAACTTGGAAAACTTAGAGATGAAAATATTATATCTTTTAAAAAAAACCACTTTGAATTGCTGTTAAATGAATAG
- a CDS encoding polysaccharide deacetylase family protein yields the protein MFKFKNIKLLITSFVIVSLFYPNTYKLIYDNIDKTRIILSINKTDLKVIDSKTNKSKIAILFSGGYKTIYDKAFPIIENNNLIANVGFIPSLENEDGYMNYSELSSLYIKGWNILNQTYSHEKNMYFKCDELISDIIKAKKYMDTHYLDFASDSVIIPYGEVNPYLIKLLKENNFCSIKTSDNIILMDGEIEYCHLKVININNSTTVEQFEEFISRCKKNNYFCIVMFDRLDDNNYNRNSNYCSIEKFKRIIDTILKHNNEYEVVTYNNLISKKN from the coding sequence ATGTTTAAGTTTAAAAATATTAAATTACTTATAACATCATTTGTTATAGTAAGTTTATTCTATCCAAATACTTATAAATTAATATATGATAATATTGATAAAACAAGAATTATACTATCAATAAATAAAACTGATTTAAAAGTAATAGACAGCAAAACTAATAAATCAAAAATTGCAATATTATTCAGTGGTGGCTATAAAACCATATATGATAAAGCTTTTCCAATCATCGAAAATAATAATCTGATTGCAAATGTAGGGTTTATACCTTCTTTAGAGAACGAAGATGGCTACATGAATTACTCTGAACTTTCAAGCTTATACATAAAGGGTTGGAATATTCTAAACCAAACATACAGTCATGAGAAGAATATGTACTTTAAATGTGATGAACTGATTAGCGATATAATAAAAGCAAAAAAATATATGGATACACACTATTTAGATTTTGCAAGTGATTCAGTCATAATTCCATATGGTGAGGTTAATCCCTACTTAATTAAATTGCTAAAGGAAAATAATTTTTGTAGTATTAAAACATCTGATAATATAATTTTGATGGATGGAGAAATAGAATACTGTCATTTAAAAGTTATTAATATCAACAATTCAACAACTGTAGAACAATTTGAAGAATTCATTAGCAGATGCAAAAAAAATAATTATTTCTGTATAGTTATGTTTGATAGGCTTGATGATAACAATTATAACAGGAACTCTAATTACTGTAGTATAGAAAAATTCAAGCGAATAATTGATACTATTTTAAAGCATAACAATGAATATGAGGTTGTTACTTACAATAATCTAATATCAAAAAAAAATTGA
- a CDS encoding DUF4956 domain-containing protein: MNKENLIDLLINGTKLYTIENIIFNFSITVILAFFIYLVYKKTNSSVVYSQNFNLTIVMIALISSLVMMLIGNNLAISLGMVGALSIVRFRAAIKEPRDIAFLFWAIAIGLASGSGAFLIAIIGSIIIAIVLFLFSKTAYSSYSYLLIIKGNNLKCECIQDVLRNYKIPNKMCMKNTSLDSTELTYEMTLKQVNKDNLIEHFFTIKDITEVHIVSYNGEVSG, translated from the coding sequence ATGAACAAAGAAAATTTAATTGATTTACTTATTAACGGCACTAAATTGTATACTATTGAAAATATCATATTTAACTTTTCTATTACAGTTATTTTAGCATTTTTTATATATTTGGTATATAAAAAAACTAATAGTTCAGTTGTATATTCACAAAATTTTAATCTAACGATTGTTATGATTGCTCTCATATCATCACTTGTAATGATGCTTATAGGCAATAATTTGGCAATATCATTAGGTATGGTAGGAGCATTGTCTATTGTCAGATTTAGAGCAGCAATTAAGGAACCACGAGATATTGCATTTTTGTTTTGGGCAATTGCAATAGGTCTCGCATCTGGAAGCGGAGCATTTTTGATAGCTATAATCGGAAGCATAATAATTGCAATTGTATTATTTTTATTTAGCAAAACAGCATATTCATCATATAGTTATTTGCTAATAATAAAAGGAAATAATCTAAAGTGTGAATGTATTCAAGACGTATTAAGAAACTATAAAATACCTAACAAAATGTGTATGAAAAATACTAGTCTTGATTCAACAGAGCTTACTTATGAGATGACTTTAAAGCAGGTAAACAAAGATAATTTAATTGAACACTTTTTTACCATCAAAGATATAACTGAAGTACATATTGTTTCTTACAATGGAGAGGTTAGCGGTTAA
- a CDS encoding family 16 glycosylhydrolase: MKVKYVIFFISIFITCGISLVIILNDSKQQVDLKNTCSQLNLASDICYEDKHIYENINDIADNYVNKKSKIELWRVIEKSDNSNNELQSYCKANVIYENESIKITSLINDYEAKKYTSGMVKSNYAYLYGTFEFTIEVCEGQGIFPAIWMLPKDDKSLPEIDIFEMIGSEPNIFYGVNHYIDTFGKQNRSYFMEEVSTKPSYKISLDWQKDSLTWFIDDKKIFSTNTGVYNSYMYIIINQAIGGNWPGDPDSSTIFPCYFNVTNIKVNATTTVRRN; this comes from the coding sequence ATGAAAGTAAAATATGTTATTTTTTTTATCAGTATATTTATTACTTGTGGGATAAGTCTTGTCATCATACTAAACGATTCTAAGCAACAAGTTGATTTAAAAAACACATGCTCTCAATTAAATTTAGCATCAGATATTTGTTATGAAGATAAGCATATCTATGAAAATATAAATGATATTGCAGATAATTACGTTAATAAAAAATCAAAAATAGAACTGTGGAGAGTTATCGAAAAATCGGATAACTCTAATAATGAACTGCAAAGCTACTGCAAAGCAAATGTAATTTATGAAAATGAAAGTATAAAGATAACATCACTCATTAATGATTATGAAGCTAAAAAATATACATCTGGAATGGTCAAAAGTAATTATGCATATTTATATGGTACTTTTGAATTTACTATTGAGGTTTGTGAAGGGCAAGGCATTTTTCCTGCAATATGGATGCTGCCAAAAGATGATAAATCACTACCAGAAATTGACATATTTGAGATGATTGGAAGTGAACCTAATATTTTTTATGGGGTTAATCACTATATTGATACTTTTGGAAAGCAAAATCGTTCTTATTTCATGGAAGAAGTTAGTACAAAACCATCATATAAAATTTCTTTGGACTGGCAAAAAGATAGCCTAACATGGTTTATTGATGATAAAAAGATTTTCAGTACTAATACAGGTGTCTACAACAGTTATATGTATATTATTATAAATCAAGCAATTGGTGGTAATTGGCCAGGGGATCCTGATTCATCAACTATATTTCCTTGCTATTTCAATGTTACGAATATAAAAGTAAATGCTACTACAACAGTTAGGAGGAATTGA
- a CDS encoding CotH kinase family protein, which yields MNKLLIKKIVFFILFIILIAAIFIDIDILSNKGIDYTNILCINEIMSNNKNCYCDSYGYYENWVEIFNNSKDKINLENFGLSNNNKNLYKWVFPKVYIEPNSYLTVWLSGKNLTSDTDNLHTNFKIDINKDKSLILSSNNSSWSNIMLIQNTDENISYGRQPDGSENIFVFEGGTLNSSNTINPLLNYFPGSKLEKPFFSHKGGCYDSQFNLELSTINKCASIYYTLDGTDPTTSSIKYTAPILIEEKENMLTIVRAKAFCDDFSSSDIVTNSYFVQNNNYYNSSIPIVSIVSNNKNLYDYKTGILVKGEVYDEWLKNGSKLLTNVIPANYTQEGRKWERKANIEIFKYKSQPYTNQGIGIRVFGGYSRENSIKSLACYARDCYDANDYFSLNYLGNKDIKLNKLVLRTPSSDSNGALFRDDLNQSLVPSNLNIQKQEAQTCILFLNGIFMGIHSIKEAYNNQYFKSYYGIEYDDIVILKNPTDVTGTEINEGFPGDEMYFNKMYNFIKANDMSKEANYNYIIRFLDIDNFIEYYILQIYCANRDWPGNNVKVWRKRTEGYVEDASYGHDGRWRYLLYDTDYSLGLHTSTTPQYDFDMISFATDETKTEWPNPNWSTLIFRKLLDNDKFKTQFINTFADRLNTIYKEDNVLDSINKFADIYEPYVQEHINVWQIFKGNINLWYNQISILKDFVKSRPMYVRNHIIDYFKLSGIYNLSLYSTKGGKVEINGVNVDLSSNNFEGIYFKDMEITLKAIADEGFEFSCWDGDYTSVNEVFVIKPSQDVNFNCYFKKTN from the coding sequence ATGAATAAACTTTTAATAAAAAAAATCGTATTTTTTATATTATTTATAATATTGATAGCTGCCATATTTATAGATATTGACATTTTAAGTAATAAAGGAATTGATTATACAAATATTTTATGTATAAATGAAATAATGTCTAACAATAAGAACTGTTACTGTGACAGCTATGGATACTATGAAAACTGGGTAGAGATTTTTAACAACTCTAAAGATAAAATAAATTTAGAAAATTTCGGATTGTCAAATAACAACAAAAATTTATATAAGTGGGTTTTTCCAAAAGTATATATAGAACCTAATTCATATTTAACAGTATGGTTATCAGGAAAAAATTTAACCTCTGATACTGATAACCTTCACACCAATTTCAAAATAGATATAAATAAGGATAAGTCACTCATACTTAGTTCAAATAACAGTTCATGGTCTAATATAATGCTTATACAAAATACTGATGAAAATATTTCATATGGCAGACAGCCTGATGGTTCAGAAAATATATTTGTATTTGAAGGTGGTACACTTAATTCTAGCAATACCATCAATCCACTTTTAAATTATTTCCCAGGTTCAAAGCTTGAAAAGCCTTTTTTTTCGCATAAGGGAGGGTGTTATGATTCACAATTTAATTTGGAGCTATCTACAATAAATAAATGTGCTTCAATATATTACACCTTAGATGGTACAGACCCTACTACTAGCTCTATTAAATACACTGCTCCAATATTAATAGAAGAAAAAGAAAATATGTTAACCATCGTAAGAGCAAAAGCATTCTGTGATGATTTTTCTTCGAGTGATATTGTAACTAATAGCTACTTTGTACAAAACAATAATTACTATAATAGTTCAATACCAATTGTATCAATAGTTAGTAATAATAAAAACTTATATGATTATAAAACTGGTATATTGGTTAAAGGAGAGGTTTATGATGAGTGGCTTAAAAACGGCTCAAAATTATTAACAAATGTTATTCCAGCAAATTATACACAAGAAGGACGAAAATGGGAAAGGAAAGCAAACATAGAGATATTTAAATATAAATCACAGCCTTATACCAATCAAGGAATTGGCATACGCGTATTTGGTGGATACTCCAGAGAAAATTCAATAAAATCACTAGCCTGCTATGCAAGAGATTGCTATGATGCTAATGATTATTTTTCTTTAAACTATCTAGGAAATAAAGACATTAAACTAAATAAACTTGTTTTAAGAACTCCATCATCAGATTCAAATGGAGCATTATTTAGAGACGATTTAAATCAAAGTCTTGTACCTTCTAATTTAAATATACAAAAACAAGAAGCTCAAACATGTATACTATTTCTAAACGGAATTTTTATGGGTATTCACAGTATAAAAGAGGCATACAACAATCAATACTTTAAATCCTATTATGGAATTGAATATGATGATATTGTTATACTTAAAAATCCTACTGATGTTACTGGCACTGAAATAAACGAAGGATTTCCTGGCGATGAAATGTATTTTAATAAAATGTACAATTTTATTAAAGCTAATGACATGTCAAAAGAAGCTAACTACAATTATATAATTAGATTTTTAGATATAGATAATTTTATAGAGTACTATATACTACAAATATATTGTGCTAACAGAGACTGGCCAGGAAACAATGTTAAGGTATGGAGAAAACGTACCGAAGGCTATGTAGAAGATGCTTCGTATGGGCATGACGGTAGATGGAGATATTTATTGTATGACACTGATTATAGCTTGGGACTTCATACAAGCACAACACCTCAATATGATTTTGATATGATATCATTTGCAACAGATGAAACAAAAACTGAATGGCCTAATCCTAATTGGTCAACATTAATTTTTAGAAAATTATTAGATAATGATAAATTTAAAACCCAATTTATAAATACTTTTGCAGACAGACTAAATACAATCTATAAAGAGGATAATGTGTTAGATAGTATAAATAAGTTTGCTGATATTTACGAGCCATATGTTCAGGAGCATATTAATGTTTGGCAAATTTTCAAGGGTAATATAAATTTATGGTATAACCAAATAAGTATACTCAAGGATTTTGTGAAAAGTAGGCCTATGTATGTTCGAAATCATATAATTGACTACTTTAAGCTAAGTGGAATTTATAATTTAAGCCTTTACTCTACCAAAGGAGGTAAAGTAGAAATCAATGGTGTGAATGTAGATTTATCTTCTAATAATTTTGAAGGTATTTATTTTAAAGATATGGAAATTACGCTAAAAGCTATTGCAGATGAAGGATTTGAATTTTCATGCTGGGACGGTGATTATACGTCAGTTAATGAAGTTTTTGTTATAAAACCAAGTCAAGATGTTAATTTCAATTGCTATTTTAAAAAAACAAACTAA
- a CDS encoding M3 family oligoendopeptidase, whose product MNTVWNLDKIYNGYDDPRFINDVKELDKSIIQLNDLAKNLNQNTAKSNLLEIKKLFEVQATLLEKLFSYASLKQSANTKDVESASYLGRLSDKASSITKPETIISKYIAELDNLDELIDSTKELQEIKYFLNNIKNNNKYILDDKVEEVISKYDISGGNAWADLQSYLTSSVEVDYKGEKTTLSSIRSLANSTDKSIRKEAYDAELACYDKIKDSVAFSLNNIKLQVINECKLRGFDSPLQQTLHNAHMKKETLDALFEAMNEYLPKFHEYLKVKGKALGYNNGLPWYEMFAPMGNNNTKYTTEQTKDYLVNLFKGFAPDLAEMVQTAFDEEWIDFYPRDGKVGGAFCAGIHPIKESRILTNFDGNFSDVVTLAHELGHAYHNYNIKDNNVINTGYSMPVAETASTFNENIIMNAAIASAENDDVKLSLVESQLQDAAQIICDIYSRYLFESKVFENRTDSFMFPDELCKIMIDAQKKAYGDGLDADTLNPYMWVCKGHYYSTGTSYYNFPYAFGGLFARGLYAKYQEEGEVFLPKYKKLLKATTVMSVEDVAKIADIDLTDKAFWEMGLKSYAKQIDLFKELVQK is encoded by the coding sequence ATGAATACTGTTTGGAACTTAGACAAAATTTACAATGGTTACGATGATCCTAGATTTATTAATGATGTTAAAGAACTAGATAAATCTATAATTCAACTAAATGATTTAGCAAAAAATTTAAATCAAAATACTGCTAAATCAAATTTGTTAGAAATTAAAAAATTATTTGAAGTACAAGCAACATTATTAGAGAAATTATTTAGTTATGCTAGTTTAAAGCAAAGTGCTAATACAAAAGATGTTGAAAGTGCTTCATATCTTGGAAGATTAAGTGACAAGGCAAGTTCAATAACAAAACCCGAGACAATAATTTCCAAATATATAGCAGAATTAGACAATTTAGATGAACTTATTGATTCTACTAAAGAACTTCAAGAAATCAAATATTTTCTAAATAATATTAAAAATAATAATAAATATATATTAGACGATAAAGTTGAAGAAGTTATATCTAAATATGACATTAGTGGTGGAAATGCTTGGGCTGATTTACAATCTTATTTAACATCAAGTGTAGAAGTAGATTATAAAGGAGAAAAAACTACATTATCTTCAATTAGAAGTCTTGCAAATAGTACAGATAAAAGCATTAGAAAAGAAGCTTATGATGCTGAACTTGCATGTTATGATAAAATAAAAGATTCTGTTGCATTCTCATTAAACAACATTAAGTTACAAGTTATTAATGAATGTAAACTTAGAGGTTTTGACTCTCCACTTCAACAAACATTGCATAATGCTCATATGAAAAAAGAGACATTAGACGCTTTATTTGAAGCAATGAATGAGTATTTACCTAAATTTCACGAATATTTAAAAGTAAAAGGAAAAGCATTAGGATATAACAACGGTCTTCCATGGTATGAAATGTTTGCTCCTATGGGAAACAATAACACAAAATATACAACTGAACAAACAAAAGACTACTTAGTTAATCTTTTCAAAGGTTTTGCACCTGATTTAGCTGAAATGGTTCAAACAGCATTTGATGAAGAATGGATAGATTTTTACCCTAGAGATGGAAAAGTTGGTGGAGCTTTCTGTGCTGGAATTCATCCAATTAAAGAAAGCAGAATATTAACAAACTTTGATGGTAATTTTAGTGATGTTGTTACACTTGCACATGAACTTGGTCATGCATATCACAATTATAATATTAAAGATAACAATGTTATTAACACAGGATATTCAATGCCTGTTGCAGAAACTGCCTCAACATTCAATGAAAATATTATTATGAATGCAGCAATTGCTTCTGCTGAAAACGATGATGTGAAATTATCCTTGGTAGAAAGCCAATTACAAGATGCTGCACAAATTATTTGTGATATTTATTCAAGATATTTATTTGAAAGCAAAGTATTTGAAAACAGAACAGATAGCTTTATGTTTCCTGATGAACTATGTAAAATAATGATTGATGCTCAAAAGAAAGCATATGGTGATGGACTTGATGCAGACACATTAAATCCATATATGTGGGTTTGCAAAGGTCACTATTATAGTACAGGAACTAGCTACTACAACTTCCCATATGCATTTGGTGGATTATTTGCAAGAGGACTTTATGCAAAATATCAAGAAGAAGGCGAAGTATTCTTACCTAAATACAAAAAGTTACTTAAAGCAACTACAGTTATGAGTGTAGAAGATGTTGCTAAAATAGCTGATATAGACTTAACTGATAAAGCTTTCTGGGAAATGGGATTAAAATCATATGCAAAACAAATAGATTTGTTTAAAGAATTAGTACAAAAATAA
- a CDS encoding ATP-binding protein, with protein sequence MIRKIIQINEDKCNGCGLCATACHEGAIGIINNKAKLLRDDYCDGLGDCIPNCPTGAITFIEREALAYDEASVLENQKKNQVVKQPCGCPGSKAKGMNRKEATTSQLSQWPVQIKLVPISAPYFNECDLLIAADCTAYAYANFHNDFIKNKITLIACPKLDNINYAEKLSTIFSSNNINSVTVVRMEVPCCGGLEVATKNAIISSEKSIPCKIVTIKSDGTIK encoded by the coding sequence ATGATAAGAAAAATTATTCAGATAAATGAAGATAAATGTAATGGTTGTGGTTTATGTGCAACAGCATGCCACGAAGGAGCAATAGGTATAATTAATAATAAAGCAAAACTTCTACGAGACGATTATTGTGATGGACTAGGAGATTGTATACCTAACTGTCCTACAGGTGCTATCACTTTTATCGAACGTGAAGCTCTTGCATATGACGAAGCATCTGTTTTAGAGAATCAAAAGAAAAATCAAGTAGTTAAACAACCCTGTGGATGTCCTGGTTCAAAAGCTAAAGGAATGAATAGAAAAGAGGCAACTACATCTCAGCTATCTCAGTGGCCAGTTCAAATTAAGCTTGTACCAATAAGCGCTCCATATTTTAATGAATGTGATTTATTAATAGCTGCAGATTGTACTGCTTATGCTTATGCTAATTTTCATAATGATTTTATCAAAAACAAAATCACATTGATAGCATGCCCTAAATTAGACAACATAAATTATGCTGAAAAGCTTTCTACTATATTTAGTTCAAATAATATAAATAGCGTAACAGTAGTTCGTATGGAAGTACCGTGTTGCGGTGGATTAGAGGTTGCTACAAAAAATGCAATAATCAGTAGTGAAAAGTCTATACCATGCAAAATAGTAACAATAAAATCTGACGGAACAATTAAATAA
- a CDS encoding glycosyltransferase family 2 protein, which translates to MILFLITFLSTILSVYHILSSVKHKNIIYKYNNAQKSITIIIPCYNEAPIIKNTIDGLQNLDYKNFNVIFVNDGSTDETFNILNNELELAKINTNYVKLDNSIKSISKSVKYSHITVIDKYNTGKANSLNKAISLSDSELILTMDGDCVLKSDTLKIMSMTFTDKNVIASGGAIHIMQVFKLQKKPSLLILLQSLDYIKGFYVYKSSLAYNNALAIISGAFGVFKRTVLEEIGCFNSGLGEDIDLTLRIQQYAYQNNKKIIYNDNAICYTECPEKLRDLSAQRIRWQKGFIDSVIKNRKFIFRNLIKSNVCFFIFFDAITINSIAIIALFINLYLISIKLVTNGNLDLLYYILLLLIFNYIYSIIALYKAKKYVSSIKFKNYIFIILIDMLLFRFMYIYFFIYGSISYCLKFRSWNKIKRTNNKYILRKKIQSGGYNG; encoded by the coding sequence TTGATACTTTTTTTGATAACTTTTTTAAGCACTATTCTTTCGGTATATCATATACTTTCATCTGTTAAGCACAAAAATATAATTTACAAATATAATAATGCACAAAAAAGCATAACGATAATTATACCATGCTATAATGAAGCTCCTATAATAAAGAACACTATTGATGGTTTGCAAAATCTAGATTATAAAAATTTTAATGTAATATTTGTTAATGATGGCTCTACAGATGAAACATTTAATATTCTTAACAATGAATTAGAATTAGCTAAAATCAATACAAATTATGTTAAGCTAGATAATTCTATAAAAAGCATATCAAAATCAGTAAAATATAGCCATATAACGGTAATTGACAAGTATAATACTGGCAAAGCAAATAGCTTAAACAAAGCAATTTCTCTGAGCGATAGCGAATTAATTTTAACAATGGACGGAGATTGTGTTTTAAAAAGTGATACCCTCAAAATTATGAGTATGACATTTACTGATAAAAATGTTATTGCTTCGGGCGGAGCAATACATATTATGCAAGTATTTAAGCTTCAAAAGAAACCAAGTTTGCTTATACTTTTGCAAAGTCTTGACTATATAAAGGGGTTCTATGTTTACAAGAGTTCTTTGGCCTATAATAATGCTTTAGCTATAATTTCTGGTGCTTTTGGAGTATTTAAAAGAACTGTATTAGAAGAAATCGGATGTTTTAATAGTGGTTTGGGAGAGGATATAGACTTAACCTTAAGAATTCAGCAATATGCTTATCAAAACAATAAAAAAATCATATACAACGACAATGCTATTTGCTATACAGAATGTCCAGAAAAATTACGTGATTTATCTGCTCAAAGAATAAGATGGCAAAAAGGGTTTATAGATTCTGTAATAAAAAACAGAAAATTTATTTTTAGAAATTTAATAAAATCCAATGTATGCTTTTTTATTTTTTTCGATGCTATTACTATAAATTCAATAGCTATTATAGCTTTGTTTATAAATTTATATTTGATAAGCATTAAACTAGTTACAAATGGAAACTTAGATTTATTATATTATATTTTACTTTTGTTGATTTTCAATTACATTTATTCAATTATTGCACTTTATAAGGCTAAAAAATATGTATCTAGCATAAAATTCAAAAATTATATATTTATTATTTTAATTGATATGCTTTTGTTTAGGTTTATGTATATTTACTTTTTTATCTACGGTAGTATCTCATACTGTTTGAAATTTAGGTCTTGGAATAAAATTAAAAGAACAAATAACAAGTATATCTTGAGAAAAAAAATTCAATCTGGAGGATACAATGGATAA
- a CDS encoding polyphosphate polymerase domain-containing protein yields MDKKTNYLKIYRHEVKYYISKKDAYELSLILSYCMKKDLNSKKNGDYYIRSLYFDTFNNIDYYEKQIGTASRKKVRLRLYDTTSPSVKLEIKNKFGSYMQKETCLITRNDAAKLINGHTSILLKYNSTTVIKVLYLFQKALYKPVITIDYDREAFMLNFENIRITIDKNIRASCNNYDIFNENIIMNPLINVNTHILEVKFNNTLPNFIQKILSKYTLQRESISKYCIARKTNKK; encoded by the coding sequence ATGGATAAAAAGACAAATTATTTGAAAATTTACAGACATGAAGTCAAATATTATATAAGTAAAAAGGATGCTTATGAATTATCCTTAATTTTATCATATTGTATGAAAAAGGATTTAAATAGCAAAAAAAACGGTGATTATTATATTAGAAGCTTATATTTTGATACATTTAACAATATTGATTATTACGAAAAACAAATTGGTACAGCCTCTAGAAAAAAGGTACGTTTAAGGCTGTATGATACTACTTCACCAAGTGTTAAATTAGAAATTAAAAATAAGTTTGGCTCTTATATGCAAAAAGAAACCTGCCTGATTACAAGAAATGATGCTGCTAAATTAATTAATGGGCACACATCCATTCTGCTTAAATATAATTCAACAACCGTAATAAAAGTATTGTATTTATTTCAGAAAGCGTTGTACAAGCCAGTAATTACAATTGATTACGACAGAGAAGCATTTATGTTAAATTTTGAAAACATCAGAATTACAATTGATAAAAACATAAGAGCATCCTGCAATAATTATGATATATTCAATGAAAATATCATAATGAATCCTCTCATAAATGTCAATACTCATATATTAGAAGTGAAATTTAACAACACATTACCAAACTTTATACAAAAAATATTATCAAAATATACTTTACAGCGAGAATCAATCAGCAAATACTGCATTGCTAGAAAAACAAATAAAAAATAG